The following coding sequences are from one Streptococcus sp. NPS 308 window:
- a CDS encoding rhodanese-like domain-containing protein, with protein MFHLLFTKIDSISTSELEAKLREPIQLLDVRTPMEFRRGHIKNAKNVPLSEIGSYAPATKETLYVICHSGVRSKLAAKKLKKKGYDVINVRGGMSAWTGKTI; from the coding sequence ATGTTTCACTTATTATTTACAAAAATTGACAGTATTTCAACCAGCGAGTTAGAAGCTAAACTCAGAGAACCGATTCAGCTACTGGATGTTCGGACGCCTATGGAATTCCGTAGAGGTCATATCAAAAATGCCAAGAATGTCCCTCTATCCGAAATCGGATCTTATGCACCAGCGACAAAAGAAACACTCTATGTCATTTGTCATTCTGGTGTTCGAAGCAAACTAGCTGCGAAGAAGCTAAAGAAAAAAGGCTATGATGTTATCAACGTCCGAGGTGGTATGAGCGCTTGGACAGGCAAGACCATATAG
- a CDS encoding sugar O-acetyltransferase produces the protein MTSEYQKMIAGEPYRPSDPELRTLAQASRQKQAAFNKEEDPLKGAEIIKTWFGSTGENLYVNPRLVVDYGVNIHLGENFYSNWNLTMLDVCPIRIGNNAMLGPNCQFLTPLHPLDSHERNSGVEYGKPITIGDNFWAGGGVIVLPGVTLGNNVVAGAGAVITKSFGDNVVLAGNPARVIKEIPVKEN, from the coding sequence ATGACCAGTGAATACCAGAAAATGATAGCAGGAGAGCCTTACCGTCCGTCGGATCCTGAATTACGGACCTTGGCGCAGGCTTCTCGCCAAAAACAGGCTGCCTTTAACAAGGAGGAAGATCCCTTGAAGGGAGCTGAAATCATCAAGACTTGGTTTGGTTCAACTGGGGAAAATCTCTATGTCAATCCACGGCTGGTGGTCGATTATGGAGTCAATATCCATCTAGGGGAAAATTTTTATTCTAATTGGAATTTGACCATGCTGGATGTTTGTCCGATCCGCATCGGTAACAATGCCATGCTTGGCCCCAATTGTCAGTTTTTAACCCCACTCCATCCACTGGATTCGCATGAACGCAATTCAGGGGTCGAATACGGCAAGCCCATCACTATTGGAGATAATTTCTGGGCTGGAGGTGGCGTCATTGTCCTTCCTGGAGTGACACTGGGTAATAATGTCGTTGCAGGAGCAGGGGCCGTGATTACCAAGTCTTTTGGAGACAATGTTGTCCTAGCTGGGAATCCTGCGCGCGTGATTAAGGAGATACCTGTGAAAGAAAATTAA
- a CDS encoding carbohydrate-binding domain-containing protein: protein MKSKKWTLLATSLTAMVLMAACAQSTTTSNTNATTNSATTTATKTNQSSYFTEKDNDTSYDESTASKIELSGSSANVSGDGVTVSESTVTITKSGTYVISGQSDGVQIKVEADKSADVHLVLKGATMTNTNAAISATSAGHVYLTLAEGTTNSLSDSSSNSDEKADAALFSKVDLTINGKGTLNVDGKKNNGIKANDTLHITGGTYNITAVGDAFNVNDELNITGTTMTIDAKEDGVKVDNDEDTSVGTMYLSNNDITVTAGDDGIHASGDLVIDSGTYNVKNSTEGLEGKSITINGGDISIYSTDDGVNAANKNAQQSEIFFTMNGGNLTVEVGQGDTDPIDSNGNITVTGGTIKMTGQTGFDFDGTATYTGGDIYLNGEKQTEIVNSMPGGGGPNGGPQGGGPAPGGQG from the coding sequence ATGAAATCAAAAAAATGGACCCTACTCGCAACGAGTTTAACGGCAATGGTGTTGATGGCAGCATGTGCCCAGTCAACAACTACATCCAATACCAATGCAACGACAAATAGTGCCACAACAACTGCAACAAAGACAAACCAATCATCCTATTTTACAGAGAAGGACAATGATACTTCTTATGACGAAAGCACAGCTTCTAAGATTGAGTTATCTGGCTCATCTGCAAACGTCTCTGGAGATGGGGTGACAGTCTCTGAATCAACAGTGACCATCACAAAATCTGGGACCTATGTGATTTCAGGTCAGTCTGACGGAGTGCAGATCAAGGTCGAGGCAGATAAGTCGGCAGATGTTCATCTAGTCCTAAAAGGTGCGACCATGACCAATACCAATGCAGCGATATCTGCGACATCAGCTGGCCATGTCTACTTGACTCTAGCAGAGGGAACCACCAACAGTCTCTCTGACTCAAGCTCTAACAGCGACGAAAAAGCAGACGCAGCTCTCTTTTCTAAGGTGGATTTGACCATCAACGGGAAAGGAACTCTCAATGTAGATGGCAAGAAGAACAACGGGATCAAGGCCAACGACACCCTCCACATCACGGGTGGAACCTATAACATCACAGCAGTTGGCGATGCCTTTAATGTTAATGATGAACTCAACATCACTGGTACGACCATGACTATCGACGCCAAAGAAGATGGCGTAAAGGTGGACAATGACGAGGATACTTCAGTCGGAACCATGTACCTATCCAACAACGACATCACCGTTACAGCAGGAGATGATGGCATCCACGCATCAGGTGATTTGGTTATCGATAGTGGTACCTACAACGTCAAGAATTCGACAGAAGGACTTGAAGGTAAGTCAATCACTATCAACGGTGGGGACATTAGCATCTATTCGACAGATGATGGAGTCAATGCAGCAAATAAAAATGCCCAACAGAGTGAAATCTTCTTCACTATGAACGGTGGGAACCTGACAGTAGAAGTCGGCCAAGGAGACACAGACCCAATCGACTCAAACGGCAATATCACAGTCACAGGCGGAACCATTAAAATGACTGGTCAAACAGGTTTTGATTTTGATGGAACTGCGACCTACACAGGTGGAGATATCTATCTCAATGGTGAAAAACAAACGGAAATTGTCAACTCTATGCCTGGAGGCGGTGGACCAAATGGAGGCCCTCAAGGCGGAGGTCCAGCCCCTGGCGGACAAGGATAA
- a CDS encoding nucleoside phosphorylase: protein MIQKHAIPILEFDDNPQAVLMPTHEGLDLKLPKKCIYAFLEEEIDHYAQEVGADCVGEFVSATKTYPIYVLNYKGEEICLVQAPVGSAPAAQFMDWLIGYGVEQIISTGTCGVLADIEENAFLIPIRALRDEGTSYHYVAPSRYVEIQIEAVSAIEQVLEQRGIPYEEVMTWTTDGFYRETAEKVAYRKEEGCAVVEMECSALAAVAQLRGVVWGELLFTADSLADLDNYDSRDWGSEAFDKALELCLAIVHHM from the coding sequence ATGATTCAGAAGCATGCGATTCCTATTTTAGAGTTTGATGATAACCCCCAAGCGGTCCTTATGCCAACACATGAGGGGTTAGACTTGAAGTTGCCAAAGAAGTGTATCTATGCATTTTTGGAGGAGGAGATTGACCACTATGCTCAGGAAGTAGGGGCGGACTGTGTTGGTGAGTTCGTTTCTGCCACCAAGACTTATCCAATCTATGTCCTCAACTACAAGGGCGAGGAGATTTGTCTTGTCCAGGCGCCTGTGGGTTCTGCCCCAGCGGCCCAGTTTATGGATTGGTTGATTGGCTATGGTGTGGAGCAAATCATCTCCACTGGAACCTGTGGCGTCCTAGCCGATATAGAAGAGAATGCTTTTCTCATCCCTATTCGCGCTCTGCGAGATGAGGGGACCAGCTACCACTATGTAGCACCTTCTCGTTATGTGGAGATACAGATTGAGGCTGTTTCTGCCATTGAGCAAGTTTTGGAGCAAAGAGGCATTCCTTATGAGGAAGTTATGACCTGGACGACAGATGGTTTTTATCGAGAGACAGCTGAAAAGGTTGCCTATCGCAAGGAAGAAGGCTGTGCTGTTGTGGAGATGGAGTGCTCTGCTCTTGCGGCAGTTGCCCAACTACGTGGGGTTGTCTGGGGAGAACTGCTCTTTACCGCAGATTCCTTGGCAGATCTGGACAACTACGACAGTCGTGACTGGGGCTCAGAAGCTTTTGATAAGGCACTCGAACTCTGTCTTGCCATTGTGCACCACATGTGA
- a CDS encoding TrkH family potassium uptake protein — MLFKSFLEKIKTILGRLSPARRIFLSFALVIFLGSLLLSLPIVQAETSQATYFDHLFTTVSMVCVTGLFTQPVASTYNIWGQLICMILIQIGGLGLMTFIGIFYIQGKQKLSLRGRETIQESFSYGETQSLKDFIRSIFLTTFLVEGLGAFLLSFRFIPEFGWGRGILTSIFLAVSAFCNAGFDNFGSTSLVAFQTDPLINLVIAGLIITGGLGFMVWFDLATQFGKKKKRRLRFHTKLVLFLTVGILLFGTVSTLFIEWNNPGTIGNLSAPEKLLVSFFQTVSMRTAGFASIDYTQARPVTLLIFILQMFLGGAPGGTAGGLKITTFFVLLVFARSELLGLPHANVARRTIEPRTVQKSFSVFIIFLLTFLLGLILLGITAEGNPRFIYLMFETISALATVGVTANLTPELGKLALSIVMLLMFIGRIGPLTLLVSVAEYQPDKKDTIHYMKADITIG; from the coding sequence ATGTTATTCAAATCTTTTTTGGAAAAAATCAAGACGATACTGGGACGCTTGTCGCCAGCCCGTCGCATCTTTTTAAGTTTTGCACTAGTGATCTTCTTAGGTTCGCTTCTTTTAAGTCTCCCCATTGTGCAAGCAGAAACGTCACAAGCGACCTACTTTGACCATCTCTTTACGACTGTGTCCATGGTCTGTGTGACAGGGCTCTTCACCCAGCCGGTAGCCTCTACTTACAATATCTGGGGCCAGTTAATCTGCATGATCTTGATCCAGATAGGTGGTTTGGGGCTCATGACCTTTATCGGAATCTTTTATATTCAAGGCAAGCAAAAGCTCAGTCTTCGTGGCCGTGAGACCATTCAAGAAAGTTTTAGTTATGGGGAAACTCAGTCTCTAAAGGACTTCATCCGCTCCATCTTTCTGACGACTTTTCTGGTGGAAGGGCTCGGTGCCTTTCTCTTGAGTTTCCGCTTTATTCCTGAATTTGGCTGGGGGCGAGGGATTTTAACCTCTATCTTTTTGGCTGTTTCCGCTTTCTGTAATGCTGGATTTGATAATTTTGGAAGTACGAGTTTGGTAGCCTTTCAAACGGATCCCTTGATCAATCTAGTCATTGCAGGATTGATTATCACGGGTGGTCTAGGATTTATGGTCTGGTTTGACCTAGCGACCCAGTTTGGGAAAAAGAAAAAACGCCGCCTGCGTTTCCATACCAAGTTAGTTCTCTTTTTAACGGTAGGAATTTTACTCTTTGGAACCGTATCGACTTTGTTCATCGAGTGGAACAATCCTGGAACGATTGGAAATCTCAGCGCTCCAGAGAAATTGCTGGTTAGTTTCTTCCAGACCGTCAGCATGAGAACGGCAGGCTTTGCTTCAATTGACTACACCCAGGCTCGACCAGTTACCTTACTGATCTTCATCCTGCAGATGTTTCTGGGCGGGGCACCTGGAGGGACAGCAGGGGGGCTCAAGATTACGACCTTCTTTGTCTTGTTGGTCTTTGCTCGTAGTGAACTATTGGGCTTGCCTCATGCCAATGTTGCTCGGAGGACCATTGAACCCCGAACCGTGCAAAAATCTTTCAGTGTCTTTATTATTTTCTTGCTAACCTTCTTGCTGGGCTTGATCCTACTAGGGATAACAGCAGAGGGAAATCCGCGTTTTATTTACCTCATGTTTGAGACCATTTCAGCCCTTGCGACAGTTGGAGTGACGGCAAATTTAACGCCGGAGTTAGGTAAGTTGGCCCTCAGTATCGTTATGTTGTTGATGTTTATCGGCCGTATTGGTCCCTTGACACTACTGGTCAGTGTAGCGGAATACCAGCCAGACAAGAAAGATACGATTCACTATATGAAAGCAGATATCACTATCGGATAA
- a CDS encoding potassium channel family protein, which yields MSDRTIGILGLGIFGSSVLAALAKHDMNIIAIDDHEERINQFEPVLARGVVGDITDEELLLSAGIDTCDTVVVATGENLESSVLAVMHCKSLGVPTVIAKVKSHTAKKVLEKIGADAVISPEFEMGRSLAQTILFHNSVDVFQLDKNVSIVEMKIPQSWVGKSLSQLDLRGRYNLNVLGFRSYENAPLDVQFGPNDLLQADAYIMAVINNQHLDTLAELSE from the coding sequence ATGTCAGATCGGACAATTGGAATTTTAGGCTTGGGAATTTTTGGGAGCAGTGTTTTGGCTGCCCTAGCCAAGCATGACATGAATATCATCGCTATTGATGACCACGAGGAACGCATTAATCAATTTGAACCTGTGCTGGCGCGTGGAGTAGTTGGAGATATCACGGATGAAGAACTCCTTCTATCAGCGGGGATTGACACCTGTGATACCGTAGTCGTCGCAACAGGTGAAAATCTAGAGTCCAGTGTTCTTGCGGTTATGCACTGCAAGAGTCTAGGAGTGCCGACCGTCATTGCCAAGGTCAAAAGTCATACAGCTAAAAAGGTTCTAGAAAAAATTGGGGCAGACGCAGTCATCTCACCAGAGTTTGAAATGGGGCGCTCATTGGCACAGACCATCCTCTTTCATAACAGTGTAGACGTCTTTCAGCTGGACAAGAATGTATCGATTGTTGAGATGAAAATCCCCCAATCATGGGTAGGTAAAAGCCTCAGTCAGTTGGATTTGCGTGGGCGATACAACCTCAACGTACTTGGCTTTCGTTCCTACGAAAATGCTCCTCTGGATGTCCAATTCGGACCCAATGACCTCTTGCAGGCAGATGCCTACATCATGGCCGTCATTAATAACCAACATTTGGACACCCTAGCTGAACTGAGTGAGTAG
- a CDS encoding SSURE domain-containing protein encodes MKFNPNQRYTRWSIRRLSVGVASVVVASGFFVLVGQPSSARADIVNPTPAQVVPDATSVSEKSDLPAEVLKKAVDVALPSEQADSAPKASLDTTSSSEKADATAKEPAVAPKEEVQAQPDSKKQTEDAVKPVESPAPTVSGQDREASEAQAATTPAEVQKGVAHNTKDTVDVPASYLEKANVPGPFLAGVNQVIPYEAFAGDGMLTRLILKASDKAPWSDNGSAKNPALPPVEKLGKGLYFYEVDLAGTQGKSDKELLDLLKQNGTQSYKATIKVYGAKDGKPDLTNLVATKDLTVNLNGLTTPNQVKESASTTPNQVKDSVVNNVKDMIDVPASYLEKANVPGPFLAGVNQVIPYEAFGGDGMLTRLLLKASDKAPWSDNGTAKNPALQPVEKLGKGLYFYEVDLAGTQGKSDKELLDLLKQNGTQSYKATIKVYGAKDGKPDLTNLVATKDLTVNLNASTTPNQVKDSVVNNVKDMIDVPASYLEKANVPGPFLAGVNQVIPYEAFGGDGMLTRLLLKASDKAPWSDNGTAKNPALLPLEGLAKGQYFYEVDLNGNTTGKEGQALLDQLRANGTHTYQATVKVYGSKDGKPDLTNLIATRQVTIRLRGKEMATIPSQQGQMNTKPSETGSTGMTEGMMGTNHHMSDMKVDQPASSPMANMMKKDDKAMLPNTGEAKTATAGLGIFGLALAGLVGLLGLTTKRED; translated from the coding sequence ATGAAATTCAATCCAAATCAGAGATATACTCGTTGGTCAATTCGCCGTCTCAGTGTCGGTGTTGCTTCAGTTGTTGTAGCTAGTGGCTTCTTTGTCCTAGTTGGTCAACCAAGTTCTGCACGCGCTGATATCGTCAATCCGACTCCTGCCCAAGTCGTGCCAGACGCAACTTCGGTGAGTGAAAAGAGCGACTTACCAGCAGAGGTTCTCAAAAAAGCAGTCGATGTAGCTCTTCCTTCAGAACAAGCAGACTCAGCACCTAAAGCAAGCTTGGATACTACAAGCTCTTCAGAAAAAGCGGACGCAACTGCTAAAGAGCCTGCAGTAGCGCCAAAAGAAGAAGTACAAGCACAACCTGACTCTAAGAAACAAACAGAAGATGCAGTTAAACCTGTGGAAAGTCCTGCGCCTACAGTTTCTGGACAAGACCGTGAAGCCAGTGAAGCGCAAGCAGCGACCACCCCAGCTGAAGTCCAAAAAGGTGTGGCTCACAATACCAAAGATACAGTAGATGTCCCAGCTAGCTACCTTGAAAAAGCAAATGTTCCAGGTCCATTCTTGGCCGGTGTCAACCAAGTTATTCCATACGAAGCTTTCGCCGGTGACGGCATGCTGACTCGCCTGATCTTGAAAGCCTCTGATAAGGCTCCATGGTCAGACAACGGTTCAGCTAAAAATCCCGCTCTCCCACCAGTAGAGAAATTGGGCAAAGGCCTTTACTTCTACGAAGTAGACTTGGCTGGCACCCAAGGAAAATCAGATAAAGAGCTGCTTGACCTCTTGAAACAAAATGGCACTCAAAGCTATAAGGCTACCATCAAGGTGTACGGTGCAAAAGACGGCAAACCTGACTTAACTAACCTCGTAGCGACTAAAGATTTGACTGTTAATTTGAATGGTTTGACCACACCAAATCAGGTTAAAGAGTCTGCTTCAACCACACCAAATCAGGTTAAAGACTCTGTTGTTAACAATGTCAAAGACATGATTGATGTCCCAGCTAGCTACCTTGAAAAAGCAAATGTTCCAGGTCCATTCTTGGCCGGTGTCAACCAAGTTATTCCATACGAAGCTTTCGGTGGTGATGGTATGTTGACTCGCCTCTTGTTAAAAGCCTCAGACAAAGCCCCATGGTCAGACAATGGAACAGCTAAAAATCCCGCCCTCCAACCAGTAGAAAAATTGGGCAAAGGCCTCTACTTCTATGAAGTGGATTTGGCCGGAACTCAAGGAAAATCTGATAAAGAGCTTCTTGACCTCTTAAAACAAAACGGCACTCAAAGTTATAAGGCCACCATCAAGGTGTACGGTGCAAAAGACGGCAAGCCTGACTTAACTAATCTGGTAGCGACTAAAGATTTGACTGTTAATTTGAACGCTTCAACCACACCAAATCAGGTTAAAGACTCTGTTGTTAACAATGTCAAAGACATGATTGATGTCCCAGCTAGCTACCTTGAAAAAGCAAATGTTCCAGGTCCATTCTTGGCCGGTGTCAACCAAGTTATTCCATACGAAGCTTTCGGTGGTGATGGTATGTTGACTCGCCTCTTGTTAAAAGCCTCCGACAAAGCCCCATGGTCAGACAACGGAACAGCTAAAAATCCTGCTCTATTGCCGCTTGAAGGCTTGGCTAAAGGCCAATATTTCTACGAAGTGGATTTGAATGGCAACACGACAGGCAAAGAAGGACAAGCCCTTCTAGACCAACTTCGTGCCAATGGCACTCACACTTACCAAGCTACTGTCAAAGTGTATGGTTCTAAAGACGGCAAACCTGATTTGACCAATCTGATTGCTACTCGTCAAGTAACGATTCGACTTCGTGGAAAAGAAATGGCGACAATACCATCTCAACAAGGTCAGATGAATACGAAGCCTTCTGAAACAGGCTCTACAGGTATGACTGAGGGTATGATGGGTACAAATCACCATATGTCAGATATGAAAGTAGATCAACCAGCTTCTAGCCCAATGGCTAATATGATGAAAAAAGATGATAAAGCGATGTTACCAAATACTGGGGAAGCTAAAACAGCTACAGCTGGGCTTGGTATCTTTGGTCTAGCCTTGGCAGGTCTTGTTGGACTTTTAGGTTTGACAACCAAACGAGAAGATTAA
- a CDS encoding response regulator transcription factor, with protein sequence MKKTILLVDDEIDILDIQNRYLIQAGYDVLVAHDGKEGLELFRKKSIDLIITDIMMPNMDGYDFISEVQYIAPDQPFLFTTAKTSEQDKIYGLSLGADDFIVKPFSPRELVLRVNNILRRLSRGGETEQIEFGDLVINHVTHEVRIGGQPLELTVKSFELLWVLASNPERVFSKTELYEKVWQEDYVDDTNTLNVHIHALRQELTKYTNSNAPAIKTVWGLGYKMERPRGRK encoded by the coding sequence ATGAAAAAGACAATTTTGCTGGTTGATGATGAGATAGATATTCTAGATATTCAAAACCGCTATCTTATACAGGCAGGTTACGATGTTTTGGTCGCCCATGATGGTAAGGAGGGATTAGAACTTTTCAGAAAAAAATCTATCGACCTCATTATCACAGATATCATGATGCCCAATATGGATGGCTATGATTTTATCAGTGAAGTTCAATATATCGCTCCGGATCAACCCTTCCTCTTTACAACTGCTAAGACAAGCGAACAGGATAAGATTTATGGATTAAGTTTGGGGGCAGATGATTTTATAGTCAAACCCTTTAGCCCACGCGAATTGGTTTTAAGAGTGAATAATATCTTGCGTCGCCTTAGCCGTGGAGGAGAGACAGAACAGATCGAGTTTGGTGACTTAGTGATCAACCATGTGACTCATGAGGTTCGCATTGGGGGTCAACCTTTGGAATTGACAGTAAAATCCTTTGAACTTCTATGGGTATTAGCCAGCAATCCTGAGAGAGTCTTTTCAAAGACGGAACTTTACGAGAAGGTATGGCAAGAGGACTATGTGGATGATACCAATACACTCAATGTTCATATCCATGCTTTGAGGCAAGAGTTGACCAAGTATACAAATTCAAATGCTCCTGCTATCAAAACTGTCTGGGGTTTGGGATATAAGATGGAAAGACCAAGAGGTAGAAAATGA
- a CDS encoding sensor histidine kinase translates to MKLKNYILVGYLVSTLLTILVVFWAVQRMLIEKSEVYFLVGMTLIASFIGAAVSIFLLSPVFSSLKHLKKQAQDIASKDFSTEIETKGPLEFQELGQAFNDMSHNLQATFQSLDESEQEKRMMIAQLSHDIKTPITSIQVTVEGILDGVIKEEERLHYLATIGRQTERLNKLVEELDVLTLNTQPQETADEEVEEVFLDQLLIESMSEFQLQIEQEERDVYIQVSPESAKIKSHSDKLSRILVNLLNNAFKYSEPGTRIEVLAQLTEQELTISVKDEGQGILPEDLEKIFKRLYRVETSRNMKTGGHGLGLAIARELAHQLGGEITAESQYGLGSKFTFCLNLK, encoded by the coding sequence ATGAAATTAAAAAACTATATTTTAGTGGGGTATCTAGTGTCGACTCTACTAACGATTTTGGTCGTTTTCTGGGCAGTCCAACGAATGTTGATTGAGAAAAGTGAAGTTTACTTTCTAGTTGGAATGACCTTGATTGCTAGTTTCATTGGCGCTGCAGTGAGCATCTTTCTTTTGTCGCCTGTGTTCTCTTCTCTGAAACATTTGAAAAAACAAGCTCAGGATATAGCAAGCAAGGATTTCAGCACAGAAATCGAAACCAAAGGCCCATTAGAATTTCAAGAGCTGGGCCAGGCTTTTAATGATATGTCTCACAATTTGCAGGCTACCTTTCAATCACTTGATGAGAGCGAGCAAGAAAAGAGAATGATGATTGCGCAACTCTCTCACGATATTAAAACTCCCATTACCTCCATTCAGGTTACTGTGGAGGGAATTCTAGATGGAGTGATTAAGGAAGAGGAGCGGCTCCACTACTTAGCCACGATTGGCCGGCAAACTGAGCGTCTAAACAAGCTAGTGGAGGAATTGGATGTTTTGACTCTTAACACACAACCTCAAGAAACTGCTGATGAAGAAGTCGAAGAGGTCTTTTTAGATCAATTGCTGATTGAGTCAATGAGTGAATTTCAACTCCAGATTGAACAAGAGGAGCGGGATGTTTACATTCAAGTATCACCTGAGTCAGCGAAAATCAAGAGCCATTCTGACAAACTTTCTCGCATTCTGGTTAATTTGTTAAACAATGCCTTTAAATATTCAGAACCAGGAACCAGAATCGAGGTTCTTGCCCAATTAACAGAACAAGAGCTGACAATCAGTGTGAAAGACGAGGGTCAGGGGATCCTTCCTGAGGATTTGGAAAAGATCTTTAAACGGCTTTATCGTGTAGAAACTTCGCGCAATATGAAGACAGGTGGGCATGGATTAGGACTTGCGATTGCACGAGAACTAGCTCATCAGCTTGGTGGCGAAATCACAGCAGAAAGTCAATATGGCTTAGGAAGCAAGTTTACATTCTGTCTCAATTTGAAATAA
- the rpsD gene encoding 30S ribosomal protein S4 encodes MSRYTGPSWKQARRLGLSLTGTGKELARRNYVPGQHGPNNRSKLSEYGLQLAEKQKLRFTYGVGEKQFRNLFVQATKIKGGILGFNFMLLLERRLDNVVYRLGLATTRRQARQFVNHGHILVDGKRVDIPSYRVTPGQVISVREKSLKVPAILEAVEATLGRPAFVSFDAEKLEGSLTRLPERDEINPEINEALVVEFYNKML; translated from the coding sequence ATGTCACGTTATACAGGACCATCTTGGAAACAAGCTCGTCGCCTTGGCCTTTCACTTACAGGTACAGGTAAAGAATTGGCACGTCGTAACTACGTACCAGGACAACACGGACCAAACAACCGTTCTAAATTGTCAGAATACGGTTTGCAATTGGCTGAAAAACAAAAACTTCGTTTCACTTACGGTGTAGGTGAAAAGCAATTCCGTAACTTGTTCGTACAAGCTACAAAAATCAAAGGCGGAATCCTAGGTTTCAACTTCATGCTTCTTTTGGAACGTCGTTTGGATAACGTTGTTTACCGTCTTGGTCTTGCGACTACTCGTCGTCAAGCTCGTCAATTCGTAAACCACGGTCACATCCTTGTTGACGGAAAACGCGTTGATATCCCATCATACCGCGTAACTCCAGGTCAAGTGATCTCAGTTCGTGAAAAATCATTGAAAGTTCCTGCAATCCTTGAAGCTGTTGAAGCTACTCTTGGACGTCCAGCATTCGTATCATTCGACGCTGAAAAATTGGAAGGTTCATTGACTCGCTTGCCAGAACGCGACGAAATCAACCCAGAAATCAACGAAGCACTTGTCGTTGAATTCTACAACAAAATGCTTTAA
- a CDS encoding tyrosine-type recombinase/integrase: protein MKITQHSKKDGSIVYRSSVYLGIDQVTGKQVTTKVTGRTKKEVKQKAQDAIIDFKVNGSTRFQASTISTYEELAILWWDNHKHTVKPNSQDATRRLLEGHILPLFGSYKLDKLTTPLIQSIVNKLAEKTNKGEPGAYLHYDKIHALNKRILQYGVVMQAIPFNPAREVLLPRNNQKANRHKIKYFDNQELKKFLGYLDSLDSNKYRHFYEVTLYKFLLATGCRINEALALSWSDIDLDGKLVHVTKTLNYKQEINSPKSKSSYRDIDIDRQTVAMLKQYKRRQIQEAWQLGRSETVVFSDFIHEYPNNRTLQTRLRTHFKRAGVPNIGFHGFRHTHASLLLNSGIPYKELQHRLGHSQISMTMDIYSHLSKENAKKAVSFFETAMKSI from the coding sequence ATGAAAATAACGCAACATAGTAAAAAAGACGGGTCAATAGTCTACCGCTCTAGTGTCTATCTGGGCATTGACCAGGTAACGGGTAAACAAGTCACAACGAAAGTCACGGGACGCACTAAAAAAGAAGTCAAGCAAAAAGCCCAAGACGCAATTATAGACTTTAAGGTAAACGGATCGACCAGGTTTCAAGCCTCTACTATATCCACCTATGAGGAGCTGGCTATCCTATGGTGGGATAACCACAAGCATACGGTAAAGCCAAATAGTCAGGACGCTACTAGAAGGCTCCTAGAAGGTCATATTTTGCCTCTCTTTGGCTCCTACAAGCTCGATAAGCTGACAACTCCACTCATTCAGTCCATTGTCAACAAACTAGCAGAAAAGACTAATAAAGGAGAGCCTGGGGCGTATCTGCATTATGACAAAATCCACGCGCTAAACAAGCGTATATTACAGTATGGCGTAGTTATGCAAGCTATCCCATTCAATCCAGCCCGTGAGGTCTTGCTACCTCGAAACAATCAAAAAGCAAACCGCCACAAGATCAAATATTTTGACAATCAGGAGCTTAAAAAGTTTCTTGGCTATCTCGATAGTTTAGACAGTAACAAGTACCGCCATTTTTACGAGGTTACACTTTACAAGTTTCTACTGGCCACTGGTTGCCGCATCAATGAGGCTTTAGCCCTATCCTGGTCTGATATTGACTTAGACGGTAAACTTGTCCACGTCACGAAGACGCTAAACTATAAGCAAGAGATCAATAGCCCAAAATCAAAGTCTAGCTATCGGGATATAGATATAGACCGCCAAACAGTCGCTATGCTAAAGCAATATAAACGTAGGCAAATACAAGAGGCTTGGCAACTCGGACGCTCTGAAACTGTGGTCTTTTCTGACTTCATCCATGAGTACCCCAATAATCGAACCTTACAAACCAGGTTAAGAACCCACTTCAAACGTGCTGGCGTTCCTAACATTGGGTTTCACGGTTTCCGTCATACCCACGCTAGTTTACTGCTTAACTCTGGCATACCTTACAAGGAGCTTCAGCACCGCCTAGGTCATTCACAAATCAGTATGACCATGGATATATATAGCCACCTCTCAAAAGAGAACGCCAAAAAAGCCGTCTCATTCTTTGAAACGGCTATGAAATCAATCTAG